In Strigops habroptila isolate Jane unplaced genomic scaffold, bStrHab1.2.pri NC_044300.1_ctg1, whole genome shotgun sequence, a single genomic region encodes these proteins:
- the LOC115618915 gene encoding putative uncharacterized protein YHR217C, with translation TSHPYPHVPMSHPYPHIQSLSPCPHIPLSPYSHACPHVPTSHPYPPVPPSHPCPHLP, from the exons acatcccatccctatccccatgtccccatgtcccatccctatccccataTCCaatccctgtccccatgtccccatatcccctTATCCCCATAT tcccatgcctgtccccatgtccccacatcccacccctATCCCCCtgtccccccatcccatccctgtccccatctccCC